The proteins below are encoded in one region of Helianthus annuus cultivar XRQ/B chromosome 2, HanXRQr2.0-SUNRISE, whole genome shotgun sequence:
- the LOC110927115 gene encoding serine/threonine-protein kinase UCN-like produces MEPPSPESHLQNLRPIKVLGTGAMGTVFLVYNHLTDPSAHHKFALKVVEKCSLLADPNSNRRARWEVSVLDRLNRQPHRFLPSLIGSVETEEVFAWSFPFCPGGDLNMLRHRQNDGVFSAAVIQFYAAEIVCALAHLHSMGIVYRDLKPENILIQGSGHVTLTDFDLSRDLTPKTMKSLLMLSEQDINNNKHHRKITRVIKINSSRVSPVTRKTTSFSSGERSNSFVGTEEYVAPEMVRGEGHDFAVDWWALGILCYEMLYGTTPFRGKNRKDTFGRILTMPLKFTGKPTPLTDLITKLLERDPTRRLGYARGACEIQEHPFFNGLQWDLLTEVERPPFIPSKDDVESTSNLDGLTVTEYFRKLRQPPSLLESPSRDDCGYNVSFTEF; encoded by the coding sequence ATGGAGCCACCGTCACCGGAATCACACCTCCAAAATCTCCGACCCATCAAAGTTCTAGGCACCGGAGCAATGGGTACCGTCTTTCTCGTCTACAATCACCTCACTGATCCATCCGCACACCACAAATTCGCTCTCAAAGTCGTCGAAAAGTGCTCGCTTCTTGCCGACCCGAACTCCAACCGCCGTGCCCGGTGGGAAGTTTCGGTTCTGGACAGGTTGAACCGGCAACCCCACCGGTTTCTTCCGTCGTTGATTGGATCGGTTGAGACGGAAGAAGTTTTCGCGTGGAGTTTCCCGTTTTGTCCCGGAGGGGATTTGAACATGTTACGCCATCGGCAAAACGATGGCGTATTTTCCGCCGCGGTTATTCAGTTTTACGCGGCGGAAATTGTGTGCGCCCTGGCACACCTTCATTCCATGGGGATTGTGTACCGGGATTTGAAACCTGAAAATATATTGATTCAGGGGTCAGGTCACGTGACACTTACAGACTTTGATTTGTCACGTGACCTGACTCCAAAAACAATGAAGTCACTCCTTATGTTATCAGAGCaggatattaataataataaacatcacCGGAAAATCACACGTGTCATAAAAATAAATAGCTCACGTGTGTCTCCGGTGACACGTAAAACTACGAGTTTTTCCTCTGGCGAACGGTCGAATTCGTTCGTCGGAACAGAAGAATACGTGGCACCGGAGATGGTGCGTGGCGAGGGTCACGACTTCGCCGTTGACTGGTGGGCATTGGGGATACTATGCTACGAAATGTTGTACGGTACAACTCCATTTCGCGGGAAAAACCGAAAAGATACATTTGGTAGAATACTAACAATGCCGTTAAAGTTCACGGGAAAACCAACGCCGTTAACGGATTTAATCACGAAGTTACTCGAGAGAGACCCCACGCGCCGGCTAGGGTATGCTAGAGGCGCGTGTGAGATCCAAGAGCATCCGTTTTTTAACGGATTGCAATGGGATCTATTAACCGAAGTTGAACGGCCTCCGTTTATTCCGTCAAAGGATGACGTTGAGTCAACGTCTAATTTAGACGGTTTGACTGTAACGGAGTATTTTCGGAAGCTAAGGCAACCGCCGTCACTGTTAGAATCTCCGTCAAGAGATGACTGTGGATATAACGTCTCGTTTACGGagttttaa